Proteins from a genomic interval of Tenacibaculum sp. SZ-18:
- a CDS encoding PorP/SprF family type IX secretion system membrane protein, with protein sequence MKFLIRVICLFLSVVGIQAQETLPIYQDYLSDNVYLIHPAAAGIGDCGKIRLTARTQWLGVENAPELQTLSFHAKVNADSKAAYGAIIFNDKNGFHSQLAFQGTYAYHLDLDRGNTFNQLSFGLSLSGVQNQVDQSTFTGDPTVRQVIESELYVNADFGLGYHYKGLSSYLTIKNIFLSAKDVLRNEFEALNLRNYILGAGYFFGNETKLQYEPSFMFQFKEQTQEKILDLNVKVYKNFRKTRLWLAASFRSSFGGNTFGNAQYISPIVGVNFNRFMFSYTYTKQSGDILFADSGFHQVTLGMNVLCRKKRLAACPNINGQLF encoded by the coding sequence ATGAAATTTTTGATTAGAGTTATTTGTTTGTTTCTTTCGGTAGTAGGGATTCAGGCCCAAGAAACCTTGCCAATTTATCAAGATTACTTATCTGATAATGTTTACTTAATCCATCCAGCTGCAGCTGGTATTGGAGATTGTGGAAAAATTCGTCTAACTGCAAGAACACAATGGTTAGGTGTTGAAAATGCTCCCGAACTTCAAACATTAAGTTTTCATGCAAAGGTAAATGCAGACTCCAAAGCTGCGTATGGAGCTATAATATTCAATGACAAAAACGGATTTCATTCCCAGTTAGCTTTTCAAGGTACATATGCTTATCATTTAGATTTAGATAGAGGAAATACTTTTAATCAGTTATCTTTTGGTTTATCTCTTTCAGGAGTTCAAAATCAGGTTGATCAAAGTACTTTTACCGGAGACCCTACGGTAAGACAAGTCATCGAAAGTGAATTATATGTAAATGCTGATTTTGGTCTGGGGTATCATTATAAAGGGTTATCAAGTTATTTAACTATCAAAAATATATTCTTATCGGCTAAAGATGTTCTTAGAAACGAGTTTGAAGCGCTAAATCTCAGAAATTACATATTAGGTGCAGGATATTTCTTTGGAAATGAAACTAAACTTCAATATGAACCGTCTTTTATGTTCCAATTCAAGGAACAAACGCAAGAAAAAATTCTTGATCTAAACGTAAAGGTTTACAAGAACTTTCGAAAAACTAGACTTTGGTTAGCTGCTTCTTTCAGATCTTCTTTTGGCGGAAATACCTTCGGTAATGCTCAATACATTTCTCCTATAGTAGGTGTCAATTTCAATCGTTTTATGTTCTCATACACTTACACGAAACAATCAGGAGATATTTTATTTGCTGATTCAGGATTTCACCAAGTAACTTTAGGTATGAATGTATTATGCAGGAAAAAGAGATTGGCAGCATGTCCCAATATTAACGGCCAACTATTCTAA
- the murI gene encoding glutamate racemase: protein MKATKQQPIGIFDSGIGGTSIWKEIHTLLPLEQTIYLSDSKNAPYGHKSKETILDLSIKNTEFLLGRQCKIIVIACNTATTNAISYLRKNYGVPFIGIEPAIKPASIQTKSNKIGILATKGTLNSSLFEQTSSKINQEVEIIEQIGEGLVELIENGKIDSNEMDTLLNQYLQPMITQNIDCLVLGCTHYPYLIPKIQKITGNSIKIIDSGEAVAKQTKNILAQENLLSTSKSKTRNTFYINKEGTTLKNILRKHMDVIITEKNF from the coding sequence ATGAAGGCAACAAAACAACAACCAATAGGTATTTTTGATTCGGGAATTGGAGGTACTTCAATTTGGAAAGAAATCCATACTTTACTTCCACTTGAACAAACCATTTATTTATCTGACAGTAAAAATGCACCTTATGGACACAAATCAAAAGAGACGATACTTGACCTATCTATCAAAAATACAGAGTTCTTGTTAGGTCGACAATGCAAAATTATTGTCATTGCGTGCAATACTGCTACTACAAATGCAATTTCATATTTGCGTAAGAATTACGGAGTTCCTTTTATAGGAATAGAACCCGCAATTAAACCTGCATCTATACAAACCAAATCGAACAAAATTGGAATTTTAGCAACAAAAGGAACATTAAACAGTTCTTTATTTGAACAAACTTCTTCCAAAATTAATCAAGAAGTAGAAATAATAGAACAAATTGGGGAAGGTTTAGTGGAACTAATCGAGAATGGGAAAATTGATTCGAATGAAATGGACACTTTACTTAATCAATATCTACAACCTATGATTACTCAAAATATAGACTGCTTAGTGCTCGGTTGTACACACTACCCTTATCTTATACCAAAAATTCAAAAAATCACAGGAAATAGTATTAAAATTATCGATTCTGGTGAGGCAGTTGCCAAACAGACAAAAAATATTTTAGCTCAAGAAAATTTATTAAGTACCTCTAAATCCAAAACTCGTAACACTTTCTATATAAATAAAGAAGGAACAACCTTAAAAAACATTTTAAGAAAACACATGGATGTTATTATTACAGAAAAAAACTTTTAG
- a CDS encoding OmpH family outer membrane protein: MKHFKTLLLVAIFTIGLGGVANAQKVAHINTDKLLAEMPETKALKADLEKLRNTYRSDIEGMFKKLEAKVKKYEAEGKTQTQEVNVKRAQEVQQDRAKIAQAEQTMNQEMAKRYQEKTLPILKKAEEAIKAVAAEKGFIYVLDASPGKGLLVFEKGDDIFTAVKAKLGF, encoded by the coding sequence ATGAAACATTTTAAGACGTTATTATTAGTTGCGATTTTTACGATTGGATTAGGTGGTGTGGCGAATGCTCAAAAAGTTGCACACATTAATACGGACAAGTTATTAGCTGAGATGCCTGAAACAAAAGCATTGAAAGCGGATCTTGAAAAATTAAGAAACACTTACAGAAGCGATATCGAAGGAATGTTTAAAAAACTTGAGGCTAAAGTAAAAAAATACGAAGCAGAAGGTAAGACACAAACTCAAGAAGTTAACGTAAAAAGAGCTCAGGAGGTTCAACAAGATAGAGCTAAAATCGCTCAAGCGGAGCAAACTATGAATCAAGAAATGGCAAAAAGATATCAGGAAAAAACTTTACCTATCCTAAAGAAAGCTGAAGAAGCAATTAAAGCTGTAGCTGCTGAAAAAGGATTTATTTACGTTCTTGATGCCTCTCCTGGTAAAGGATTACTAGTATTCGAAAAAGGAGATGATATTTTTACTGCTGTAAAAGCTAAATTAGGATTCTAA
- a CDS encoding OmpH family outer membrane protein: MKKNILTFALLLIVGSVAAQKNQKIAFIDMDYILQNIPQYIEAQNALNDKVAKWRANLDKEARAIELLKTDLGNEKAILTPELIEEREEDILVKQQAFRKLESLYFGTNGDMYILRKKLIQPIQDQVYNAVQTIAARKKYDFVFDKSSELIMLYSNKKHDISSLVLKLINIDQKQQAKRDKIAAKKELLSNNELSEAAKQRQAKKEALKQKKLSDREKKLQEIKDKREAKLKAREEKRRLLREKKEALKKAKEAAKKKEDEDKKNQESNDQ, translated from the coding sequence ATGAAAAAAAACATTTTAACATTCGCTCTTTTACTTATTGTAGGTAGCGTTGCAGCGCAGAAAAATCAAAAAATTGCTTTTATTGATATGGACTATATTCTTCAGAATATACCTCAATACATCGAAGCTCAAAACGCTTTGAACGATAAAGTGGCCAAGTGGAGAGCAAACCTTGATAAAGAGGCTAGGGCTATTGAGCTATTGAAAACCGACTTAGGAAATGAAAAGGCAATTCTTACTCCAGAGCTTATCGAAGAACGCGAAGAAGATATCTTAGTAAAACAACAGGCCTTCAGGAAGTTAGAGTCTCTGTATTTTGGTACGAACGGGGATATGTATATTTTACGTAAGAAACTAATTCAACCAATTCAAGATCAAGTTTACAATGCTGTTCAAACAATAGCTGCAAGAAAAAAATATGATTTTGTTTTTGATAAATCGAGTGAATTAATAATGTTGTATTCTAATAAAAAACACGATATTAGCTCACTAGTTTTAAAGTTGATAAATATTGACCAGAAGCAACAAGCTAAACGCGATAAGATTGCTGCTAAAAAAGAATTATTAAGTAATAATGAACTCTCTGAAGCAGCGAAGCAACGTCAAGCTAAAAAAGAAGCCCTGAAACAGAAAAAACTTTCTGATAGAGAAAAAAAGCTTCAGGAAATAAAAGATAAACGTGAAGCTAAGTTAAAAGCTAGAGAAGAAAAAAGAAGATTGTTGAGAGAGAAAAAAGAGGCCTTAAAGAAAGCTAAAGAAGCGGCTAAAAAGAAAGAAGACGAAGACAAAAAGAATCAAGAATCAAACGATCAATAA
- the bamA gene encoding outer membrane protein assembly factor BamA: MYRGFLLVVLFFTTTAISIAQETTKDSIQPNPKESSKINYEKGKEYILGGFTVTGLQKFTESTVKVYTGLSEGQPIKLPGDKLTSAIKKLYESKQFSAVDVYLSKIDGNTVYLQFDVVELPKLNTATITGVSKSKSRELIKETELKKGVQVTDNLIVTTRNYITKKYTDKGYLKTKVSLNTKRDTTDTNTVNMYIHIDRGDRIKIKNIDFVGNKALSQNKLRGLMKNTKRKFLGRFWKSSKYIEDDFKEDLENVLERYSELGFRDARVLDNRLTWNEDNTINLEIDIEEGKQYRFGDILFVGNKKYTDDFLNQFLKIEKGDVYNGKVLKERISGDGTPDSQDIQTLYHNNGYLFSQVNAVETKVKNDSITVEIRIREDEPATIRKVTVAGNDKTNDHVIYRELRVKPGDLFSRQNIIRSIREIGQLGFFDTNVIPDVKPDYQNKTADIEFSVVEKGGSQIELQGGFGGGSFIGTLGLSFNNFSIRNIFNKDAYTPLPMGDGQSLSLRLQASRTNNTYSLSFTEPWLGGKKPQSLSFSIYFSNQYRFDFRTNQVDRSQSLGILGASIGLAKRLQWPDDFFTLAQNISFQRIALDNFPYRVGNSNSILNNGNLNNLSYTVSFSRNSAGPSLIFPTYGSEFTLRAKATFPYSLVNGKDLTEPDNLTDEERQDFLADRYNWLEYYKLSAKGKWYTSLAKKLVLMSNFELGYLGTYNNELGLTPVERYFVGGDGIAQGQLDGREIVGLRGYANNRISSLEGGSIYNKFQLELRYSITDKPSASIYTLGFLEAGNAYDNFSTFNPFELKRSAGLGVRIFMPAFGLLGIDFAHGFDPLPGETEKSGWQTHFIIGRQF; encoded by the coding sequence ATGTATAGAGGATTTTTATTAGTAGTGTTATTCTTCACTACAACGGCAATTTCAATAGCGCAAGAAACAACAAAAGATTCTATCCAGCCTAACCCAAAGGAATCGAGTAAAATTAATTACGAAAAGGGAAAAGAGTATATTTTAGGTGGTTTTACAGTCACTGGATTACAGAAATTCACAGAATCTACCGTTAAAGTTTACACAGGATTATCTGAAGGACAACCTATTAAATTACCTGGAGATAAATTAACAAGTGCTATCAAAAAGTTATATGAAAGTAAACAATTTAGTGCTGTAGACGTTTATCTTTCAAAAATCGATGGTAATACAGTATATCTACAATTCGATGTAGTTGAATTACCAAAGTTGAACACAGCGACCATTACAGGTGTTAGTAAATCAAAATCCAGAGAATTAATCAAGGAAACTGAATTAAAAAAAGGAGTACAAGTTACCGATAACTTAATTGTAACAACACGCAACTATATCACGAAAAAATATACGGATAAAGGATATTTAAAAACAAAAGTTTCTCTTAACACTAAAAGAGATACGACCGATACGAATACTGTTAACATGTATATTCATATTGACAGAGGAGATCGTATTAAAATTAAAAATATTGATTTCGTCGGAAATAAAGCGTTATCTCAAAACAAATTGAGAGGCTTAATGAAGAACACTAAGAGAAAATTCTTAGGACGTTTTTGGAAATCATCGAAATACATTGAAGATGATTTTAAAGAAGATTTAGAAAATGTTTTAGAACGTTACAGCGAATTAGGTTTTAGGGATGCACGTGTATTAGACAATCGTTTGACATGGAACGAAGATAACACGATTAACTTAGAAATTGACATAGAAGAAGGTAAGCAATATCGCTTTGGAGATATACTTTTCGTTGGTAATAAAAAATATACTGATGATTTCTTAAACCAATTTTTAAAGATTGAAAAGGGGGATGTTTATAACGGAAAAGTCTTAAAAGAAAGAATTTCTGGCGACGGAACACCAGACTCACAAGATATCCAAACATTATACCATAATAACGGTTATTTATTTTCACAAGTAAACGCAGTTGAAACAAAGGTTAAAAACGACTCTATTACAGTTGAAATCAGAATTAGAGAAGATGAACCTGCAACGATTAGAAAAGTAACTGTAGCTGGAAATGATAAGACCAATGATCACGTTATATATAGAGAATTAAGAGTAAAACCCGGTGATTTATTCAGTAGACAAAATATAATTCGATCTATTCGTGAAATTGGACAGTTAGGATTTTTCGACACAAACGTAATTCCTGATGTAAAACCTGATTATCAGAATAAAACTGCAGATATTGAATTTTCTGTCGTAGAAAAAGGAGGTAGTCAAATTGAATTACAAGGTGGATTTGGTGGAGGATCTTTTATAGGTACGTTAGGATTATCGTTTAACAACTTCTCAATTAGAAACATTTTTAATAAAGATGCATATACACCACTTCCAATGGGAGATGGTCAGAGTTTATCTTTACGTTTACAAGCTAGTCGAACTAACAATACATACAGTTTATCATTTACTGAGCCTTGGTTAGGTGGTAAAAAACCACAATCACTTTCATTTTCTATTTATTTCTCAAATCAGTATCGTTTTGACTTTAGAACAAATCAAGTAGATAGAAGCCAAAGTTTAGGTATTTTAGGAGCCTCAATTGGATTAGCTAAAAGATTGCAATGGCCAGATGACTTCTTTACTTTAGCGCAAAATATAAGTTTCCAAAGAATTGCCTTAGATAATTTTCCATATAGAGTTGGTAATTCTAATTCCATCTTAAATAATGGTAATTTAAACAACTTATCATATACTGTTTCATTCAGTAGAAATTCAGCTGGACCGAGTTTAATTTTCCCTACTTACGGATCTGAATTTACATTGAGAGCAAAAGCAACTTTCCCTTATTCATTAGTGAATGGTAAAGACTTAACTGAACCTGATAATCTAACCGATGAGGAACGTCAAGACTTTTTAGCTGATCGCTACAATTGGTTAGAATACTATAAGTTATCTGCAAAAGGTAAATGGTATACTTCTTTAGCCAAAAAGCTAGTGTTGATGTCTAACTTCGAATTAGGCTACTTAGGAACTTACAATAATGAGTTAGGACTTACTCCAGTTGAAAGATATTTCGTTGGAGGAGATGGAATTGCTCAAGGACAATTAGATGGAAGAGAAATAGTCGGTTTACGAGGTTACGCCAACAATAGAATTTCCTCGTTGGAAGGAGGTTCTATCTATAATAAATTCCAGTTAGAATTACGTTATTCAATCACAGATAAACCATCTGCGTCAATATATACTCTAGGATTTTTAGAAGCAGGTAATGCTTATGACAATTTTAGTACTTTTAATCCGTTTGAATTGAAACGATCTGCTGGATTAGGTGTAAGAATTTTTATGCCAGCTTTCGGATTATTAGGTATTGATTTTGCCCACGGATTTGATCCTTTACCAGGAGAAACAGAAAAATCTGGATGGCAAACGCATTTTATTATTGGAAGACAATTCTAA
- a CDS encoding isoprenyl transferase, translating into MNEKLQSINLHKVPNHIAIIMDGNGRWAKKKGMQRVFGHRNALDAVRQSVEGAADLGTKYITLYAFSTENWNRPKLEIDALMSLLINSLKKELPDFHKNGIKVNSIGAIENLPKKAQRVLQEVIHETRNNSTITLTFALSYGSREEIVNAIKNISKKVVNNEIDPKKIDEKIINNHLYTFNLPDVDLMIRTSGEQRISNFLLWQMAYAELYFTDVLWPDFRKDDLFDAVINYQNRERRFGKTSEQIGTDV; encoded by the coding sequence ATGAATGAAAAACTACAAAGTATAAACCTACATAAAGTCCCTAATCATATAGCCATAATTATGGATGGTAATGGACGATGGGCAAAGAAAAAGGGCATGCAACGCGTTTTTGGACATCGCAATGCTTTAGATGCGGTTAGACAATCTGTGGAAGGAGCTGCAGATTTAGGAACCAAATATATAACACTTTACGCTTTTTCAACTGAAAACTGGAATCGTCCAAAACTAGAAATAGATGCTTTAATGAGTTTACTGATTAACTCGCTTAAAAAAGAACTTCCAGATTTTCACAAAAATGGAATTAAAGTGAATAGTATCGGAGCTATTGAAAACTTACCTAAAAAAGCACAACGAGTACTTCAAGAAGTAATACACGAAACAAGAAATAATAGTACCATAACCCTAACATTTGCTTTAAGTTATGGCAGTCGAGAAGAAATTGTTAATGCTATCAAAAACATATCTAAAAAAGTTGTTAATAACGAAATCGACCCAAAAAAAATTGATGAAAAAATTATAAATAATCATTTATATACATTTAATTTGCCCGATGTTGACCTTATGATTCGTACAAGTGGCGAACAGAGAATCAGCAATTTCTTATTGTGGCAAATGGCCTATGCAGAACTGTACTTTACAGATGTTTTATGGCCAGACTTTAGAAAAGATGATCTTTTCGACGCAGTAATAAACTATCAAAACAGAGAACGTAGATTTGGAAAGACAAGTGAACAGATTGGTACAGATGTATAG
- a CDS encoding type IX secretion system protein PorG — MRRYILILFTFLTSVSYSQIHEVGVFLGGSNFIGDIGRTNYIFPNKFAGGLVYKYNFNPRIAIRANYNTLPVNGNDNESDDILREQRNFSFNNTIHELAAGLEFNFFEYNVRSLGHTFTPYILAQVAAYNYKTPESVVGGNVQFTSDISLAIPIGIGVKGRITDHLAFAFESAVRLTFTDDIDYTTDKITSLNFGGNGNDFYTFTGFSLVYTFGRPACYADNE, encoded by the coding sequence ATGAGGAGGTATATATTAATATTATTTACATTTTTAACAAGTGTTTCGTATTCTCAAATCCATGAGGTTGGTGTTTTCTTAGGGGGCTCTAATTTTATTGGGGATATAGGAAGGACTAATTATATTTTTCCAAATAAATTTGCGGGAGGATTAGTTTACAAATACAATTTTAATCCAAGAATCGCTATTCGAGCGAATTATAATACACTTCCTGTAAACGGTAATGATAATGAATCTGATGACATATTAAGGGAACAAAGGAACTTTAGTTTTAACAATACAATTCACGAATTAGCAGCTGGATTAGAATTCAACTTTTTTGAATACAATGTTCGTTCTTTGGGTCATACTTTTACTCCTTATATACTGGCTCAAGTAGCAGCATATAATTACAAAACTCCTGAGTCTGTCGTTGGAGGGAATGTTCAATTTACAAGTGATATTTCTTTAGCAATACCAATAGGAATCGGGGTTAAAGGAAGAATAACTGACCATTTAGCTTTTGCTTTTGAATCAGCTGTAAGACTGACTTTTACAGATGATATTGATTATACTACGGATAAAATTACTTCGCTAAATTTTGGAGGTAATGGTAATGATTTTTATACTTTTACGGGATTCTCATTAGTATATACTTTTGGAAGACCGGCATGCTACGCTGATAACGAATGA
- a CDS encoding NAD kinase yields MKKVAIYAQSYSLSSEKEIKALIKALEKYNVVVFIEKEFYELLSQHDLLNKKYPVFASFDDLSDSFDALFSVGGDGTILRAVTYVRDLKIPILGINSGRLGFLATVQKKEIKEAIDLLMKGKFSVQERTLLQLKTTPETNTFSDVNFALNEITIARRNTTSMIGIKTYLNEEYLTNYWADGLIIATPTGSTGYSLSCNGPVILPDSTSLIITPIAPHNLNARPIVIPEETTIQLEISAREKDFLISLDSRITTVPQETKIYIEKAPFTIKTIQLEDQSYLKTLRKKLLWGEDIRNQASS; encoded by the coding sequence TTGAAAAAAGTAGCAATATACGCGCAATCTTACTCCTTATCGAGCGAGAAAGAAATCAAGGCCTTAATAAAGGCATTAGAAAAGTATAACGTCGTGGTATTTATAGAAAAAGAATTTTACGAACTACTTTCTCAACACGATCTTCTAAACAAAAAATATCCTGTATTTGCTAGTTTTGACGATTTATCAGATTCATTTGATGCTTTATTTTCAGTTGGTGGTGATGGAACAATATTACGAGCAGTTACCTATGTCAGAGATTTAAAAATTCCAATTTTAGGAATAAATTCGGGTAGATTGGGCTTTTTGGCAACTGTTCAGAAAAAAGAAATAAAAGAAGCCATTGATCTTTTAATGAAGGGAAAATTTAGTGTTCAAGAAAGAACATTACTCCAATTGAAAACAACACCTGAAACCAATACATTCTCTGATGTAAACTTTGCCTTAAATGAAATAACTATTGCTCGAAGAAATACCACATCCATGATTGGTATAAAAACATACTTAAACGAAGAGTATTTAACCAATTATTGGGCAGATGGTTTAATTATTGCGACACCAACTGGTTCAACAGGTTACTCATTAAGCTGCAATGGACCTGTAATTTTACCAGACTCAACAAGTTTAATTATTACTCCGATAGCTCCGCATAATTTAAACGCAAGACCAATTGTAATTCCAGAAGAAACAACTATTCAATTAGAGATTAGTGCAAGAGAGAAAGATTTTCTAATTTCTCTAGATTCAAGAATAACTACGGTTCCACAAGAGACCAAAATATACATTGAAAAAGCACCTTTTACCATTAAAACTATACAATTAGAAGATCAATCATATTTAAAAACATTACGCAAAAAATTATTGTGGGGTGAAGACATAAGAAATCAAGCCTCTTCTTAA
- a CDS encoding CBS domain-containing protein — protein MNINDYILKEIKALTSEDSVSSALQLCEHLPITHIPIVKDNKLIGCFAEDDIQTIENKDTALHEYIHLIQHFHADKKSSLLELISLFAENDCNIIPVLDEKQEYLGYYDLRDILDVFADSPFMHNDNITLIVSKTKADFTISQVAQIVESNKAKLLGLYVSRETVDNVEITLKISSEEMNEIIQTFRRYDYNVISQLEDDMFLEELKDRANYFKKYLDM, from the coding sequence ATGAATATTAACGACTACATTTTAAAAGAAATTAAAGCACTTACTTCAGAAGATTCTGTAAGTAGTGCATTACAATTGTGTGAACATTTACCCATTACACATATACCAATTGTAAAGGACAATAAGTTGATAGGATGTTTCGCTGAGGACGACATCCAAACCATAGAAAACAAAGACACTGCTTTACATGAATATATTCATTTGATTCAACATTTTCATGCGGATAAAAAATCTTCTTTACTAGAGTTAATTTCTCTTTTTGCGGAAAACGACTGTAATATCATTCCAGTTTTGGATGAAAAACAAGAATACCTTGGATATTATGACTTAAGAGATATTCTAGATGTTTTCGCTGATAGTCCGTTTATGCATAACGATAATATAACGTTAATTGTTTCAAAAACGAAAGCAGATTTTACCATTAGTCAAGTTGCACAAATTGTAGAAAGCAATAAAGCTAAATTATTGGGGCTCTATGTTTCAAGAGAAACGGTAGATAATGTTGAAATTACATTAAAAATTTCTTCTGAGGAAATGAATGAGATTATTCAAACCTTCCGAAGGTATGATTATAACGTTATTTCTCAATTAGAAGATGATATGTTTTTAGAAGAACTTAAGGATAGAGCAAACTACTTCAAGAAATATCTTGACATGTAA
- a CDS encoding pyridoxine 5'-phosphate synthase — protein MTKLSVNVNKIATLRNSRGGNVPNLLKVASDIQSFGANGITIHPRPDERHIRYQDAYDLKPIVFTEYNIEGNPIKKFTDLVLEIKPTQVTLVPDGEDVLTSNAGWDTVKHQSYLQEIVAEFKNAGIRTSIFIETDLRLIEAAAKTGVDRIELYTEDFAKEFERGNKDAVNPYTQAAVLANELGLGINAGHDLNLENIEFFKNNIPNLAEVSIGHALISESIYLGLENVVNMYLDRLK, from the coding sequence ATGACAAAATTAAGTGTTAACGTTAATAAAATAGCTACCTTAAGAAATTCAAGAGGAGGTAATGTGCCGAATTTATTAAAGGTAGCGTCAGATATTCAAAGTTTTGGAGCTAATGGAATTACAATTCATCCAAGACCAGACGAGCGTCATATTCGTTATCAAGATGCTTATGATTTAAAACCAATTGTTTTTACAGAGTATAATATAGAAGGTAATCCTATTAAAAAGTTTACAGACTTGGTTCTAGAGATAAAACCAACTCAAGTGACTTTAGTTCCTGATGGAGAAGATGTACTTACCTCAAACGCTGGTTGGGATACTGTTAAGCATCAGTCATACTTGCAAGAAATAGTTGCTGAATTTAAAAATGCAGGTATAAGAACTTCAATTTTTATAGAAACAGATTTAAGATTAATTGAAGCTGCAGCAAAAACAGGTGTGGATAGAATTGAGTTGTATACGGAAGATTTTGCAAAGGAGTTTGAAAGAGGGAATAAAGATGCTGTAAATCCTTACACTCAAGCTGCTGTTTTGGCAAATGAATTAGGTTTAGGTATAAACGCAGGACATGATTTAAATCTAGAGAATATTGAATTCTTTAAAAATAACATTCCAAATTTAGCAGAAGTATCTATAGGTCACGCGTTAATTTCTGAAAGTATTTATCTTGGGTTGGAGAATGTGGTAAATATGTATTTAGATCGATTGAAATAG
- a CDS encoding alpha/beta fold hydrolase encodes MENILHSKVVGEGKPFLILHGFFGMGDNWKSLANKFSEENLQVHLVDQRNHGRSFHSDEFNYDVLVEDLKNYIDYHKLEKVILLGHSMGGKTAMLFATRYPELIEKLLVADIAPKEYPPHHQDIIRALNSIDFAIHNSRKLIDEKLSELIPEIGVRQFILKNTYWVEKGQLGFRFNLESLTENYNEVIVGLPTGATFEGEVLFLRGGKSQYILDQDAPLLSAHFSDYKLVTVPNAGHWLHAENPKDFYKLVMNFIQ; translated from the coding sequence ATGGAGAATATCTTACATTCTAAAGTGGTTGGCGAAGGAAAACCATTTTTAATTCTACATGGTTTTTTCGGAATGGGAGACAATTGGAAAAGTTTGGCAAATAAATTTTCAGAGGAGAATTTACAAGTACACTTAGTTGATCAGAGAAACCACGGAAGGAGTTTTCATTCGGATGAATTTAATTATGATGTATTGGTTGAAGATTTAAAGAATTATATCGACTATCATAAATTAGAAAAGGTAATTTTATTAGGTCATTCAATGGGAGGAAAGACCGCAATGTTATTTGCTACAAGATATCCTGAGTTAATTGAGAAGTTATTAGTTGCGGATATAGCTCCAAAGGAATATCCACCGCATCATCAAGATATAATTAGAGCTTTAAACTCTATTGATTTTGCAATTCATAACTCACGTAAACTAATTGATGAAAAATTGTCGGAGCTAATTCCTGAAATCGGTGTTCGACAGTTTATTCTAAAAAACACCTATTGGGTTGAGAAAGGTCAACTAGGCTTTCGTTTTAATTTAGAATCGTTAACTGAGAATTATAATGAAGTAATTGTAGGTTTACCAACAGGTGCAACCTTTGAAGGTGAAGTTCTATTTTTAAGAGGAGGGAAGTCACAGTACATTCTAGATCAAGATGCTCCTTTGTTAAGCGCACATTTTTCAGATTATAAGCTTGTTACTGTGCCCAATGCCGGACATTGGCTACATGCAGAAAATCCGAAAGATTTTTATAAATTGGTGATGAACTTTATACAATAA